TTCTGCCTCCTTACTGTTTTTATAACTTCTTCTCAAAAACCTGCTGTTAATCTAAAAAACTGAGAATTCTATAGTATTTTGTATAAGGTTTTTGATGTTGACTTAGCAAGACAATTAGTCTTATAGTATTGTTACTAAAAGTAATATCATAAAAAAACAATACGAAAACCCTATTAAAATATGAATCTCAATCAGCTAAGAGCATTCTATGGCGTTATAAAAACAGGAACATTTTCAAAAGCTGCAGAAGAACTTAACGTTACAGAGCCTGCGGTTTTTATGCAGGTACGTTCCCTGGAGAGGTTTTTAGGGTATACCCTCCTTGACAGGTTCGGTAAAGAATTAAGACCTACCGAAACAGGCGAAATTTTATACGAATATGCAAAAAAGATTTTCGGTCTTATTGACGAAGCGACACATGCAGTGAGAGAATTGCAAGACCTTAAAAAAGGTTTTTTAAGGCTTGGAACTGCAAGATCGCTGGCCTACGGTCTGATGCCGATTGTCGTCTCCTCATTCCAGGATCAGTATCCCAGCATACGTTTGTTTCTTGATGAGAACAACTCTCAAGAATTAGTGGAATCGATATTACAACGCCACCATGAACTGGCGATTGTTGCACGATTGCCGTATCCTGACAAAATAGAAGCCATACCTTTTGCTACCGATGAAATAGTATTGATCGTGTCGCCACAGAGTAAATTGGCAAAAAAAGATAATGTGTCATGGAGTGAGGTAGCAAAAGATCCTCTTGTCTGCACAGGTGCAGGGTCTTCTACACAATCGTGTATCTGGAAAGAATTTGAAAAAAGAAACCTGCAGCCCTTATCTGTTATTGAAGCAGGCAGCACAGAGTTCATTATACGATTGGTCAAACAAGGCAAGGGACACTCTTTTCTCCCAAGCACTTGTGTGAAAGAGGATGTTGCGAGAGGAGAATTGTTGACCGTGTCTTTAGATGAGGGCAACTTTTCGTTTTATATTGACGTCATACACCTCAAGGGCAAAACCCTTTCCCCTGCAGCTTCAAAGTTTGTCAGCTTCCTGAAGGAGATCGGGGAGTCGGCCAAATTCGGGAAAGCTATCGGGACATCATTTCATTCGTTATACCACGATTAATACCAATTCGGATTCAATCATTCCCGCTTATCCGTTGGTCACGGCGGACAGGTAACTTCGTTGTCTCGTCGTCGCGCTCCTTGACGTACATATTTATGCTAAACATGTCATGGCCGGATGGACATTTGAGTCTCCGCCTTTTGTATTTCTCTTAATAAAGTCCAATATAGTACGGGTATAGTCTTCAGGCCGTTCTTCATGGGTATCATGGCCGCATTTCGGAAAAACGACCAGTTCGCCCTTTAAGAGATGACGGTAAAAGGCAATGGATTGTTCAACATCAAAGTAGATGCTGCGGTCAGGATAGAGTATAAGGGTAGGGCAGGGAACAAGCGAAAGAATAGGCCGCAGATCAAAATAATCTAAACCGTAAGCCCCGCCGGCCTTGATGAACAGGTTATAATTCATCTCAGCAGCTTCCCCATGATTTTTAATCGTCCTGGCTTGGATATCAGCTTCCAGATCTGCAAATTGTTTTTTAAACTTTGTAACGACAAATTCAGTCATGGGCACTTTGCTATAGCACTGGGTGCCGGCAACAGTGAGAGTTTTCACCTCCCGGGGATACCTGATTGAATAGTCGATACCGATAACACCAGCTTCACACTGTCCTAACAGATGGCATTCCTTAATGCCAAGGTTTTCTTTCAGTATTCTCAGTTCTTCCACGCTTTCCAACCGGTATCGGTCGCTTTGAAAAAATTCAGGAAAATCATCGCCTCTCTCTGATCGGCCATAACCCCGGCGGTCAAACATGACCACCTTATAGCCCTGGGCTACAAAGTGCGGATAAACGGAATCCCAGATTCTGGTGGATCCGAAGCCATGGTGCATAAGGATAATAACTTCACCTTCACCGTGTACTTCATAATAGACTTGTAAATTGTTTATTTTTTCAAATGGCATCGTATTTTGCGACCTTTATATAGGTTTCTACGGTTATGCGCGTTTTACAATATCTTTTATCAAAGATGGTGTTATCATTAGCCATAGTGGGATGCTAAAACCCTCGTCTGAAAATCAAGGGCTTTTTTTCTCGAAAAGGATACCAAACACATAATTATATTTAAGCCTTCCTGTTTCGCTGTCGTTCCAATAATATTAGCTGCTTGATACAAATAACTATAATGAGTGAAGTGGATTGAAATCAAATCAATTTATTTTATGAACCCATTAATGCCCTTAATATAATAAGATGATAAATAAAGGTATACAGAAGGACCGGAAGACAATTTGACGCTCTCCATGGGCAAAAAATGCTCCCTTGCTGTTTTTTTCAGATTACTTCAAAAGGTTCTATAAAAAAGCATAATAGGTTCATAAAATACTTTTCATTGATTTTATGCCCTTTCCTTTTATATAGTTCTTGTGTTGGGATTAGAGGTAGACAAAAAGTAACCCACCACAGATCTGAAGGGTTACACAAAAAAACTTAAAAGGGGAGTTACAGTGAAAAGAATAATTATTCTCGGGACATTAGATACAAAGGCTCAGCAGATCGCATATCTTAAGGAAAAGATTGAAGCGCGGGGACAGAAGGCAGTAATACTGGATTTGAGTATGGGCAATGAACCTCCGTTTAAAGCGGATATCCCTCCTTCCGAAATACTTGCCTGCTCAGGTCCGAATTCAGGATCAGATGTCCCGGCATTTTTAAAAGAAAAGGGCATTGCTGAATTAAAGAAAGTTATGGCCATCGGGGCTGGTAATAAGGTTATGGAGCTTTTATCAAAAGGAGAGATTGACGGGATTGTTGCATTAGGCGGGTTGAGCATGGCAATGCTTGCAGCATCGATTATGCAAAGGCTTCCCTTCGGCATTCCCAAGGTTATCGGCACCACGGCAGCAATGGTTGCCTACGTAAAGGATCTCTTCGGTGCGTCTGACATTACACTCATGCAACTTATTGTGGAAGTTGGAAGCATTAATGATCTGGCGTGGCACGCAATAGAACAGGTGGCAGGGGCAATCTCGGGTATGGTGGATATTGGCAAGAACTATACATCGCTGAAACTTCCTCCAAATTCGGTTGCCATTACAGAATTAAACTTCACGCCCAAATGTGCGCGGTGGGTGGAGGAACTTCTGGAAAAGAAGGGCTACAATGTTTTTTCTTTTCATGCCCAGGGCACAAGCGACAGGGTAATGGATAATTTCATAGCAAACGGATTTTTTGATGGCGTTATAGATATTGTGCCTGCAGGGCTTGTTGAGGAATACTACGGCGGAACAAGGGCGGCAGGTATGCAAAGGCTCGATGCACCTATTGAAAGAGGAATCCCTCTTGTGCTTACTCCATGCTGCCTGAATTTGACAGGTTGCGGCCCTACTCGTAAAAATTTTGAGAAGTATATTTCAAGACCCACTTTCAAGCTTGACGAATTGAGGTCATATGTTCGCTTCAACCCTGAAGAATTAAAGGTCGCCGCTGGACTGTATGCAGAAAAGCTCAACAAAGCCAAGGGCCCCATAAAATTTCTTTTCCCCATGAAAGGCTGGTCTAACATAGATAAGGCTGGTACCATCCTTTATAATCCCCAGGATGATCTTATATTTTTAAATGAGTTAAAAGCCCTGCTAAAGGCTAAGATAGACATAGAAGAAATTGATTGCAATCTGGAGGATGAAGAGTTTGCTGTAAGACTGGTGGATAGTCTTGACAGTATGTTGACAAGTATAAAAAAATAGCGAGACAAAAAGACAAAATAAACCCGTTGACGATTTATCTATAAACGGGCTTATTTTGTCTTTCCGGGCAATAATTCTATAAACCATAACGATCTTCCTGTGTCCCCATGTCTCGTATTCCCGGTGCCTTGGCGATCTTTCCATATAAAGCGTGTTTTTGAACCAGATGCGTTGATGGAACATTTGCTGTAGCCGCACCTTTTATTACTTTTACACTTTGTCCGGGATTACCGGTCATGCAAACCGGCCCTAAATGTAATATTGACTCCAGGTCTGATTTGATTTAATAATATGTATGCCCTTTCTTGAAATAATAACATACCCTGATCCGATTCTCAGAATAGTCGCCGAACCTGTAAAAGATGTTACAGATGAGATCAAAAAACTCTCGGAGAATATGGTAGAGAGGATGTACCTTGCCCAAGGTGCGGGGCTTGCAGCAAATCAGGTAGGGGTCTCATTGAGGCTCATCGTCCTTGACTTGCAATTAAAGAAGGATAACAAGCCTATTGTTGTCATCAATCCTTTAATAATTGATAAAGATCCTGAGGAGATTTCCGAAGAAGAAGGATGCTTAAGTGTTCCAAAATATTATGATTATGTAAAAAGGTCAAAAAAGGTTTTGATAAATGGAATAACATTGCAAGGCAAGGCCTTTGAAATGGAATGCGAAGGGCATCTGGCAAGGGCA
This portion of the Pseudomonadota bacterium genome encodes:
- a CDS encoding alpha/beta hydrolase, coding for MPFEKINNLQVYYEVHGEGEVIILMHHGFGSTRIWDSVYPHFVAQGYKVVMFDRRGYGRSERGDDFPEFFQSDRYRLESVEELRILKENLGIKECHLLGQCEAGVIGIDYSIRYPREVKTLTVAGTQCYSKVPMTEFVVTKFKKQFADLEADIQARTIKNHGEAAEMNYNLFIKAGGAYGLDYFDLRPILSLVPCPTLILYPDRSIYFDVEQSIAFYRHLLKGELVVFPKCGHDTHEERPEDYTRTILDFIKRNTKGGDSNVHPAMTCLA
- a CDS encoding LysR family transcriptional regulator; translated protein: MNLNQLRAFYGVIKTGTFSKAAEELNVTEPAVFMQVRSLERFLGYTLLDRFGKELRPTETGEILYEYAKKIFGLIDEATHAVRELQDLKKGFLRLGTARSLAYGLMPIVVSSFQDQYPSIRLFLDENNSQELVESILQRHHELAIVARLPYPDKIEAIPFATDEIVLIVSPQSKLAKKDNVSWSEVAKDPLVCTGAGSSTQSCIWKEFEKRNLQPLSVIEAGSTEFIIRLVKQGKGHSFLPSTCVKEDVARGELLTVSLDEGNFSFYIDVIHLKGKTLSPAASKFVSFLKEIGESAKFGKAIGTSFHSLYHD
- the def gene encoding peptide deformylase; the protein is MPFLEIITYPDPILRIVAEPVKDVTDEIKKLSENMVERMYLAQGAGLAANQVGVSLRLIVLDLQLKKDNKPIVVINPLIIDKDPEEISEEEGCLSVPKYYDYVKRSKKVLINGITLQGKAFEMECEGHLARAFQHEIDHLNGIVFIDYLSPVKKHLFKKQYLKNER
- a CDS encoding Tm-1-like ATP-binding domain-containing protein, translating into MKRIIILGTLDTKAQQIAYLKEKIEARGQKAVILDLSMGNEPPFKADIPPSEILACSGPNSGSDVPAFLKEKGIAELKKVMAIGAGNKVMELLSKGEIDGIVALGGLSMAMLAASIMQRLPFGIPKVIGTTAAMVAYVKDLFGASDITLMQLIVEVGSINDLAWHAIEQVAGAISGMVDIGKNYTSLKLPPNSVAITELNFTPKCARWVEELLEKKGYNVFSFHAQGTSDRVMDNFIANGFFDGVIDIVPAGLVEEYYGGTRAAGMQRLDAPIERGIPLVLTPCCLNLTGCGPTRKNFEKYISRPTFKLDELRSYVRFNPEELKVAAGLYAEKLNKAKGPIKFLFPMKGWSNIDKAGTILYNPQDDLIFLNELKALLKAKIDIEEIDCNLEDEEFAVRLVDSLDSMLTSIKK